The segment TTAGATCCTCAGATGTCTTAAAGAGAACAACAAACTGGCTAGAAAAGAAAATGAGAGAATATGCTAGTTCTTCCTCACAAAAAGGCACACCTAACATAGAGAAGAACTCTTCCTAGAGCCCTCAAATTATAAAAGCTACATCTAATACATTGGTAACTCATCAAAGGGCTAGTTCACTTTATAGGGGGAATGTGGAACTACCAGAGGAGAAAAAGAAGTTGAATTATGTCCATGAGGAGAGTGCACCcatttcccaaaaaataaaaagagaTGGAAGGTTAGTAACACCTGTTTCACCATCAAGCAAATAATTACCAACTCCCACAATTAGTGCAATTGATATTGAATCCCACATCTTCAACCAAATTGGAGGAGATAGTATTCTAAATTCCTTGTTCAACAATTCTAATCCTCAAGCCCTAGGAGAAACTACAATTTTAAATCTTCCTCATGCAACCACATATAATAGTATTGTGAATACTACTAGTAACTCCACCACCATCTCTTTGCCTCCTAGCTAAAGAAAGTCATGGAAAAGAAGAAATAGTAGTTTACCCTTGTGGCCAAAATCCATGTAGATATAGTAGCCAAGTTGCTAGGGATACACCCAAACCGAAGAAAGCCAAGTGGATGTCTAAAATGATCATAGATTTGAATACTAGAAATCACGTATTGGAAATTGTTGACCCTTTAGTAAGAAAGGATGAGAACAAAATCACAGAGACAGACTTCATGTTAAGTAGAATTGATATGGATCCCTCTATTACTAATACAAACATTTATCATGCCAAGCTCTTTGTGAGTAATTTATCAAAGACAATAAAGGTAGAAGAATAGAAGAATCAAGAGCTAATTCAACaattaaattatttgaatatcttCATTCAGTCTACCTTGCAAACTAATGCACAACCCACAAAGGGTTATTCAAGGGTAGTGGTATTGGAAGGTgccaattttgataaattagaacaAATTAAAAGATGTCAAACTGTTACATTAGTGGTTAACTCATGGGAAAGTAAACTTGTTCTAAATGACATTGTATTTGTTGAAAATGGTTTACAGGCCTATGCCTTAATCATAGAGAAACCAAGTGTCTCCATGATGGTCTAAAGAATACATGAAGAGAAAGGGGAAATATAGAAATATTTTAAAAGAGCTAGAAGAAATTGTGAAAATGCATCCCAATCTCTTAATGATTGAGAAGATCATCAGGGACCCTAGAAAAAATATTGTACAACTTGGAGAGAGATGTTGGAATGGAAATTGACTGTTCTTAGAGAGTTCGAATAAGAAATAACAATGGTTCTCTCTCGGGATTCCTCTGatcttaaatatttaaaaattaatttcttcacattggGGATAAACATTTTTAAAGAAGTTGGAGAGGAGTTATTAGAAAATAGAACCAAGAAAATAAACTTTAGGAAAAGGGTTGAAGAAGAATTCTCATTAGTAGATGTAGGAGTCTCATCTCTAGAACTATTTAAAGATGTAATAATATTTGTCTCCTCTATCAAAGATAATTCTAGTGATATACTAGGAAAAATAATACAAGAAGACCAAGGGATCAACAAATAGAGAATCAAGGTTAACATCACTAGTACTCCAAACATAAACACGTTATCCCCAATCATCATAAAATTTAGGGCATACAAAAGGAAGGTGAAAGAACAAGTAGCGTAGGTAGGTCGACCAACACAAGAAGGCTAGGAATCACTAGTAGATTTGAAGGGTAAAGATGAACTATAAGCagatgatgaggaggaagaagATGATGTGGGTCTCTTGAATTGATTGTATTTACATGCTTTAGTTTCTTCCCAAAAAATATTGGCTCTGGGGAGACATTTACTTATTTTTAATATTTCttaaaaagacatgtttgattcatCATTTTCAAGAGGCTATTATAGTTTTAAAATGGTTAATGATAGTTTTGACTATAAATGTTAGAAGTCAATCTATATGTTGGATCTTCTGGCAAACTTTGTGTTGTTAGAAGTAGATATATTATTTTATACTATTTTATGCTTCAGTTACTTTATATTCTTCAATGGAAGTTATTAAAATGGTTTTCTAAATCATAGACTTTGTGCTATGATGAATAGATTCTCATTCTTCCTATGTTGGATGTGCTATTAATTCAATGATTTCTATTGTTGAGCATTTTAGTGATTAAAATTTATTCTTTAGCTCATTGTTGTGAAATATTTATCTTTGTATGGATGTTGAATGCAATGGTTAGTTTAATTATGGAGTTAGTACTCTTTTAATCCCCATCTTCCTTTGTGATGAGAGTGAGACTTCATCAAATAATTTAGTTTAGTTTTATTAGCATTTGTAAATCTATTGTAGTTCAAAATCCTTTGAAACTTTTTTGGCTAAAAGTTATACCTTTCAATTGCTTTCTGGTTAAAGGTACACTTATATTTTATTCACTATACATCATCAGAAGGTAGTTGCACCTTGTAAAAGAAGAAAAGAGTAGGTATAGAAATTCATCATACCTATCTCAACTATTTGTTCAGATTGTTACCTGTTTCGGGGTTAGAATATATATTTAGGTAGAAAAATATACCTACAAACACTTTATTAGTTAATTGTTAAGCTTTGGATTGTAATATTTTATTCTTATTCATCTTAAGTAGTTtatcctattacatatgatattagAGCTACTGGGTTCAACACTAAACCTAGGGCTTGCCACCAAGAAAACTTACCTTGTAAACTAAAAGAAAGCATTGTGGTGATGTTAGGATGTGGATACAAACAACCAAATGAAAGAATTTGTGCGACCCAACACACATTCACCTTTGGCCCACAAGACAAATATTATTAATCATGTTGTTCTCTTCCTTTCAATACCAAAACCTTAGTCAAAGCCTTAATACAACTTTAGAGGGAACAATGTTGTTGGACAACCTTAGAAAAGGAAGCAATCAAAGCATCCATACTTGAAAAAATGAACTCCAAACCTGAGCCAAAAATAGAAACTCTAATTGAAGGTCATGTTGAGCTAGAGAGACTAGTAGTACACCATAAACCTACTCTGGGTTTCAGACTGACTCTTCCCATACTCTGACATAAAAGAGAAATAATAGGCCATTACATATAGTGATAGAAATCCTAAATAAAGCTCTTTGATTGCAagtaatgatgtaaatgtaatAATCTTTTTTGTGTTGTATTATGTGCATCAATTTTAATTAtgaatgaattatttaatttagtGAAATTAAACAAATGTTTAAATTTTTAGGAACCTAAAAGAAAACCCATTGGATGGATAACAACCAAGATAACATTGGAAGATCTGGACCGCTAGAGAGTTGAGAAAATTTGATTAGCTCATTAAAATGATGCAAGAAACCCAAACTAGGTCCAATAACCTAAGTTAGTGAGTAGAGGGTTAGAATGAAAATAGAGATGAGGAGCAAGAATCTCAATTTAGAGATAGTTATAGTATATGTGAGAACACTACCCAAAGTGAACGTATGGGGAAGAAATCTCATACTCATACTCAAAATGGGAAAATGGAACATGTGTCTAGTATTATAAATAATGATATTTAAAAGGTCAAGCCACCCAAAGTATGACAGTTTAGTGTCAGGGGATGCTATAAAAGCATGCATGActaaaatggaaaagtattttgcaATCCATGACTACATTAAGAACATGAAATATTTAGGTGGAGCTTATCAAATAATAGGATAAGCTACTAGTTGGTGGGAAAACAAGAAAGTCAAGTTAGTCCTAAGGTCTGGTGATGTAACTTGGGATCAATTTCAAGAGGGTTTTAGGAAAAGATGGTTGCCTTTGCTCTtatttgaatagaaattgatagatttctaggatcttatacaagatgaactctTTGTCAATGAATATTTTAAAAAGTTTATGTGACTGCCTATGTATATACCCCAATTCTAGGAAAATGAGAAATATTAGATAAGGAAGTTTATCTCGGGCCTCAATAACCAAAAAAGGTGGGTCAGTGGATGTTCTTGCATCAAAAAATATGAATGAATCCTATGAAAAGGCTATTAGACAAGAGAAAAATATCAAGAAGGATAATTTCATCAAAGACAAAAATTAGTAAAATATGAAATGGTCACAATCCTACTAACACTTAAGTAAGAAGGGAGATAGATATGATTAAAGTAGCAAGAGTGGAAAGGGGTTCAAGGGTAACCAACAATATTCTAGAAGAGATAAAAAATGGAAATGTTTTGAGTGGATCGAAAGGTGCCAGAAGGCCTTTTAACTCGTCAAGATGAAACTAACCAGAATACTGATACTAAAGGTACCATATCTAGATGTCCATATTTTATTGTAGTAACTAATGCCTCCAAAGAAAGACTATGAGGAGTCCTAATCCAAGATGGACAAGTGATTACCTATGGATATTGGAAATTTAAAAACTATGAGCACAATTATGCACCTCATGACCTAGAACTTGCTATAATTGTGCATACCTTAAAGATGTAGCATCACTACCTATTAGGGAAGCCCTTTGAAATCAATTTTGATCACCAAGGGTTGATATATATTTGAACAAAACCAAATATTAATGCTTGACAAATGAGATGGTTGGAATTAATTTTTGACTATGATTTTGAGATCAGTTACATAAAGGGAGAAGAAAATCGAGTAGAAAATGCTTTGAGTTGCAAATGACATATAACTACCATAGTTTTAGTCCACACATATTTCTTGAGACCTGAGTGATACAACAACTAGAAGGAGTGAGGTCTAGTACTAGCAGGTAAAAGAAGCCCTTCAGGTTAACTTGCATGACCCTAGATAtgtaggattcaattttgaatttgatggtctattgagatataaaggtaaaatgtatgTGCTTGAATCTCTAAAGATAAGAAGTCTAGTATCAAAAGTGATGCATTCTCCACCATATTTAGGACACCTAGGAGTCACTAAACTCCTAGTAGATGTAAAACCCCTTAATTTTTTGAAgggtatgaaaaatgatgttgcaaGGTTTATGTCTAGTTGCTTCATATTCCAGAGGGTGAAGGTAGAAAACCAACATCCAACAAGTTTGTTCCAACCTAATGTTGTGCTAGAATGCAAGTGGTAGATGATTAGTGTGGACTTTTAGTAAAATATATAACATCATTTCAGGATTCACATATATATCAAAGTGGGGacaaaatgaaatgataaaatttacatataatgtcattttgcaatttttccctATTCTTTTTATTGGAATGCATTCCATACCTAAAGACAAAGACAAATGTTATAATATTAAGTAAATGTGAACTACTTTCACATAGGGCCAACTAAACACAAATGTGTGTGTTGGCATGACTAAATATTGTTGTATCTAATCATCAAACAAAGTAAAGTAAAATAGCTTACCAATCACTTAAACAAATTTATATCACAAATATAGCTtactatttaaaattttaattctacTTCACAAAAGCTATCattcattatttaatattatttttcattataagacaattcttttgttttgttcttacttcaaaatatataataaaataaattattatatatttaaaaattatttctttATGGTGTTTATTTATATAAGATGATGTTCAATGAAGGTAATAGattatttgagagaaaatataaaaaaattaaaataaatgattgcaacaagaaaagagagaaataatatatAATTGATCATTTATTTATCCTATCTATCTCCATCATACTAATAGTTGTTTTCATcgatttaatattataataataatataaagatatgataatataataataattagtcttaataatttaatattgattatttaaaaaaaataaaaatggtgaAACCTAAAACATTATATATAATAAGTAAAACTATTGTTTACATATAAAATATAAGATATAAATTATTTTatgtataataatttaatattaattacaacattatatatataaaacaaaatttaatattGTGAAAAAAGAGGTCATAAAATGGAactacatagcatttacttccaacaCATTAAGTAAGAAGTTGCTTATTATGGATATCTTTTAATAATTCGGAAGCAATTAAATAGCAACTGGTAGTTTACCATCATTCCCTAGGAATGTATATTCAATtccaaaaaaataatataatgccTAATACTTGTCACAAAGAAACACATTCCAAGGTGGCCACTCTAAGAAAGTTTGGAAAAATCAAGCTCAGTAAACATAGCCTCAAAGAAAAACCATCCAGCTATGTTTCATAGCTAGGATGCTCCTTCTATCATGACTAAGTCATTGCATACATTTGGGTCAAGTTTCTTGCAGTTGCTTCATACTTTGCCTTATCATTCTTATACATGTGAGAAATCTTAGGTACAAGAGCATCCTTTGGGTTTGGGTTGGTCAATAAAGAACATATTGAAAGTAAAACCTTGGATATTGTCAATGCAGGACTCCATTGTTCCTTGAGAATGTCAAGGCAGATACTACCATTCCTATTCATATTAGGATGGAAAATTTTTATGTGGAATACAACCTTTGGGGGCTTGAATGGATAATCTACAGGGAAATGAATAGTGAAAAAGAACACACACCTTGAATATGGACTATTTGGATGCCCCATAATTGTAGCTTGCTAATGGACCTGCACTGCATGATGTGGGAGGTTCCTTTTGGAAGCCATGAAATGAAAAACCAATAACAGGAGAATGGAAGGAAAGTAGAACAACTTGACCTTTTAGGGAAAAAATGAAACCCTTGTTGGATGAACTTAAGATACTATAGAACAATGCAAGAAATGAATACTTGTgtgtttgtttttgataaagataaacaggttttacatggacccaaaaccaaaagttttacaaaagtcgTCCATCAGCCAAATAGATAGAAACCAAAAGAAAAATAGGGGAGCACCCTGGAATAGACATGAAagcaaaagagacacaaacaacaaaccaaaagcactcaaataagagagtgcaccaactccttgttcttctggatggtagtCTTATTGATTTCCTCTAGCTCTTCGATAATGAATCTAGAGGTGCCTTTTTGCTGCTCCTACTTCTGGTCCTTAAACTAGGGCCTATGGTTTTGTTGCCTCTAGCAGCAATGTCTTCGcctccaagatctttctcaagATCATTGCGGATGGATCTATACTCTGCAACCATGGCATTGATTTTTTGgagcccctccatactattattcatggcctccttgcttatgttgaccaggttcttgagatttttctttatCTCGGCGATAGACTagtccaccttttcaattctttgttcatggttTCATTTCATAATCTCAACATCTTGGGAGAGCTTCTAGGTCATACTCATGAGCTTCTCAAACTTTCTAGGCTTTGGTGAAGATGTGAAAATGTCTATTTTCTCCTTAACCCcaactttgagggtatcaatttctctctccGCCCACTTCTAGCAGCACTCCTGGCTTTTGGTTGCTTCCATCACTAGGTTCATCAGAGAACCATTTCTCTATAACCCACTATCCATTTCTTTAGGCACGGTCCCCTTTTTTTCCTTCAGGACAATAATAGGAATACCTAGTTTGATTTCCTAGTCCAAAGTCTTTGGACCATAGTCCTTAGccgcaagcttcttctttttagaataAGGCTCGGCCTTAGAAATCAAGTTGCTGGTAGATTTATATTTGCTGGCTGCCCATCTAGGGGAATTCCTACTGCTAAATATActaggggtgaccatcatctcacctTCTTCTGCTGGCTTATAAtcaaggtcatccaaaggaatggCACCCCTACTATCCTCCAAATCCAATTCTGAGTCAGAAACTTCCTGAATATTAGAATGTTGGCCTTTCTCAGATAGAGATGGTGTAACTTCAAGGGCcttagcatactccatgatgagcacaataagcccttcatggagaatAGGATTATTTGGATTCTCCATATATTTTTCAAGACTATTATCTAAAGAGGAGGCtagatagaaaggaaaagaaatgattttaccatacctaaaatggttcaaaatgataaaatggtaggaaaagatactGACATATTTGCCATCAAGCATAATATACCTCATGATAAACTCAGCCATGTCCgcccagggagccataagatcttttATATTGTAGCCACCATCAACCATTTTGTTAACTTTTGTGCACTCCTTgtctttatcaaaaaaaatttgctGTCTTCCTCCCCTATTTTCCTGTCTCTATAGAACCTTCTGCCACTCATCACCAGACAAGTAACCATCACCACCAGGGTTTTGCCCAGCTGGTAATAAGAACCATAAGCTCTCAGgacccctttcttccacccattgacaaaggtTTTCATTggcagaggagaagggccatggagtttttccaagaaggggacaattccCCCATCAGCGATTTCCTGCCACACCTCCTTACTTTTCTTTCATTTCTCAAAAGTAGGCGGTTCTTTCCCGTTTTTGTCCCCACCCATAATGTTCTCAGTCACCAAACAATAGGGAATGGAATGCACCAGAGAAGTATCCAAACAGT is part of the Cryptomeria japonica chromosome 10, Sugi_1.0, whole genome shotgun sequence genome and harbors:
- the LOC131076869 gene encoding ubiquitin-conjugating enzyme E2 8-like — protein: MGHPNSPYSRCVFFFTIHFPVDYPFKPPKVVFHIKIFHPNMNRNGSICLDILKEQWSPALTISKVLLSICSLLTNPNPKDALVPKISHMYKNDKAKYEATARNLTQMYAMT